ACGTCGGGCGCCGGGACCTCGAGGGCCGCGAGCGCCTCCTCGGCGTCGGTGTACTTCTCGAACAGGGCGAGCGCGGTGTCGACCTTGCGCTGCGAGTCGGCCGAGAGGCGGCCGCGGGTGCCGGCCGCCTCGCTCGCCGAGCGGAACGTGCCCAGCTCGGTGCGGATCAGCGGCAGGCGGCTGCCCAGGCCGTCGACGAGGCGGGTGACGATGGCCGGCGGCTCGAACCCGCCGTTGAGGATGATGCCGGACAGCGACGGGAAGCCGTCGGCGGTGTGCGCCATGAGCAGGCCGAGCAGGATGTCCGAGCGGTCGCCGGGGACGATGACGACGACGCCGTCGGACAGGCGCTCCAGCAGGTGCTCGATGGACATCGCGCCGACGAGCACCTCGGTGGCCTCGCGGGACAGCAGCTGCTCGTCGCCGCCGACCAGCCGGCCGCCGACGGACTCCATGAGCTGGCGGACGGTCGGGGCCACGAGGAACGGGTCCTCCGGCAGCGCCCACGCGGTCGCGCGGGTGGCGAGCTCGGCGCGCACGGCGTCGACGTCCTCGGGGCGGCAGCGGTTCGCGACGATCGCGACCACCTGGGCGTGCCCGGCCTCGAGCTCCGCGGCGGCGACCTCGGCGACCTGGCGGACCTCCTCGGGGGTGCGGCCCTGCCCCTTGACGCACAGCAGCACCGGGGCGCCGAGGTTCGCGGCGATCCGGGCGTTGAACCCGAGCTCCGCGGGGCCGGCGATGTCGGTGTAGTCGGTGCCGACGATCACGACGACGTCGCAGGCGCGCGCGACCGCGTGGTACCGCTGCACGATCGTCGCGAGCGCGGCCTCCGGGTCGGCGTGCACGGACTCGTACGTGGTGCCGATGCAGTCCTCGTAGCTGAGGTCCACGCCGTCGTGGGCGAGCAGCAGCTCCAGCACGTAGTCGGGGGTCTCGGTGGACCGGGCGATGGGGCGGAACACGCCGACCCTCTGCACGGTGCGGGTCAGCAGGTCGACGAGGCCGAGTGCCACGGTCGACTTGCCGGTGTCCCCTTCCGGGGACGTGACGTAGATGCTGCGGGCCACGGGTGGGGCTTCTTCCTGGTCGGTTCGGTGTCGCCGGGTGGTGGGATGAATTCTGCCGGACGTCGGGGGCGGGATCGGCCCACGGAGCCGGTGACGGTCGCCACGACGGGCCCTCCGGGGCCCGCGCGACCCCCCGACGTGTGACCTAGGTCCCGGACGACCGATGGCCCGCACCGAGGTGGTGCGGGCCATCGGCCGCGAGGCGGGTGCTACTCGTTGTCACCGCCGGTCGCCGCGGTGGCGTTCTGCTGGGGGCCGCCGACCTCGGTGCCGGTCTCGCCCGCGTCGGGCCAGACCCAGTCGCGCACCTCGGGGAGGTCCTCGCCGTGCGCCCGGGTGTAGTCGTGGGCGCGGAGGCGGGCGTCCACCATGCGCTGGCGCAGGCCCGCGTACTTCGACCCCAGCGACGGCGTCTGGTCGATGACGTCGATGACCAGGTGGTACCGGTCGAGGTCGTTCAGCATCACCATGTCGAACGGCGTCGTGGTGGTGCCCTCCTCCTTGTACCCCCGCACGTGCAGGTTCTTGTGCCCCTTGCGGCGGTACGTCAGGCGGTGGATCAGCCACGGGTAGCCGTGGTACGCGAACACGATCGGCTTGTCCGTCGTGAACAGCGTGTTGAAGTCGCGGTCCGACAGGCCGTGCGGGTGCTCCCGCTCGTCCTGCAGGCGCATGAGGTCCACGACGTTGACGACCCGCACCTTGAGGTCGGGCAGCTCCTGGCGCAGGATGTGCGCCGCCGCCAGCACCTCGAGCGTCGGCACGTCGCCGGCGCAGCCGAGCACCACGTCCGGGTCCTCGCCCTCGACCTCGGTGCCGGCCCACTCCCAGATGCCCAGGCCGCGGGTGCAGTGCGCGACGGCCTCGTCCATCGTGAGGAAGTTCGGCGCGGGCTGCTTGCCGGACACCACGACGTTGACGTACTGCCGGCTGCGCAGGCAGTGGTCGTACGTCGACAGCAGGGTGTTCGCGTCCGGCGGCAGGTACACCCGGACGATCTCGGCCTTCTTGTTCACGACGTGGTCGATGAAGCCCGGGTCCTGGTGGCTGAAGCCGTTGTGGTCCTGGCGCCACACGTGGCTGGACAGCAGGTAGTTCAGCGAGGCGATCGGCCGGCGCCACGGGATGTGGTTGGTGACCTTCAGCCACTTGGCGTGCTGGTTGAACATCGAGTCGACGATGTGGATGAAGGCCTCGTAGCTGGTGATCAGGCCGTGCCGGCCCGTCAGCAGGTAGCCCTCGAGCCAGCCCTGGCACTGGTGCTCGGACAGCATCTCGACGACGCGGCCCATCCGGGCCAGGTGGTCGTCGACGTCCGTCGGCAGGTACTCGGCGTTCCACTGCTTGTTCGTCACGTCGAACACGGCCTGCAGGCGGTTGGACGCCGTCTCGTCCGGGCCGAAGATCCGGAAGTTGTCCGGGTTCCGGCGGATGACCTCGGTGAGGTACTTGCCGAGCTCGCGGGTGGCCTCGGAGATCGAGCCGCCCGGCACCGGCACCTCGACCGCGAAGTCGCGGAAGTCCGGCAGCCGCAGGTCCTTGAGCAGCAGGCCGCCGTTGGCGTGCGGGTTGTCGCTCATCCGCAGCGTGCCGCCCGGGGCGAGGGCCGTGATGTCCGCCTTGACCGAGCCGTCCGCCTCGAACAGCTCCTCCGGGCGGTACGACTGCAGCCAGCCCTCGAGGACCTTCAGGTGCTCGTCGGTGTCGCGGGCGCTGGCCAGCGGGACCTGGTGCGAGCGCCAGGAGTTCTCGACCTGCTTGTCGTCGATGACCGGCGGGCAGGTCCAGCCCTTCGGGGTCTTGAAGATGATCATCGGCCACGCCGGGCGGGACTCGTCGCCCGCGGCGGCGCGCGCCTTGATCTCGGAGATCTCGTCGAGCACGACGTCCAGCAGCTCGGCGAACCGGGCGTGCACCGCGGCGTGGTCCTCGCCGTCGAAGCCGCCGACGAACAGGTGCGGCTTGTGGCCGTACCCGCGCATGAGGTCGAGCAGCTCCTCCTCGGGGATGCGCGCCAGGACGGTCGGGTTGGCGATCTTGTACCCGTTGAGGTGCAGGATCGGCAGCACGACGCCGTCCTTGGCCGGGTCGATGAACTTGTTCGAGTGCCAGGACGTCGCCAGCGGGCCGGTCTCGGCCTCGCCGTCGCCGACGACCGCCGCGACCAGCAGGTCCGGGTTGTCGAACGCCGCGCCGTACGCGTGCGACAGGGCGTAGCCCAGCTCGCCGCCCTCGTGGATGGAGCCCGGCGTCTCCGGCGCCACGTGGCTCGGGATGCCGCCCGGGAAGGAGAACTGCCGGAACAGCCGGCGCACGCCCTCCTCGTCGGGGGTGATGTCGGAGTAGACCTCGGAGTACGTGCCGTCGAGGTACGCGCTCGCGACGAGGCCGGGGCCGCCGTGGCCGGGGCCCGTCAGGTACAGCGTCGACTGCTCGCGCTCCGCGATGACGCGGTTCAGGTGCGCGTACAGGAAGTTCAGGCCCGGCGTCGTGCCCCAGTGGCCGAGCAGCCGCGGCTTGACGTGGTCGCGGGTCAGCGGCTGTCGCAGCAGCGGGTTGTCCAGCAGGTAGATCTGGCCCACCGACAGGTAGTTGGCCGTCCGCCACCAGGCGTCGATGCGCCGGAGCGTCTCCTCGGAGACCGGCTGGCCGGACCCGGCCCGCCAGGTCTCGAGCGGCGCCGTCGTCGTCGTCATGTCTCTCCCCGTTTCGCAGAACCACGGATGAGCCGTGGGCCCGGACGAGCGCCCCCCGCCGGGCATCCCCCAGCCTTGCGGCGCCGGACGCCGCGAGCCGGGACGTCCGACCTAGCCGGCAGCCCCGTGGCCGTACCTCGGCCCCGACCCATCCAACCCCATCGGGTGACGGGGTGCACCCGCCCCCACGGGCGCGGGGACGGGGCCGTGCGGCCGGGGTCCCGGCTCGGGTCCCGGCGCCCCGGCCGGGTACCGTGCTGAGGTGCCCGAGACCTCCCGCGCCGAGCGGCGCGCGACCCTGTGGCGGGTCGCGCGCACGCCGCGCATGATCGGCCTTCTCGTGGTCCTGCTCGCCGCGGCGGCGGTCTGCGGGCGGCTCGGCGCCTGGCAGCTCGAGCGCGCGGAGGTCCGCGGGGCGGCCGCCCAGGCGCGGGCGCTCGCGGAGGTCGAGGCGCAGCCGCCCGTGCCGCTCGAGGACGTGCTGGCCCCGCAGTCGACGTTCGACGGGTCGCTCGTGGGGCGCCGGATCGAGGTGACCGGGCGGTACGAGGCGGACGGGCAGCTGCTCGTGACGGACCGCGGCCTGGACGGGCGCACCGGCTCGCTCGTCCTGACGCCGCTGCGCGTCGAGTCCGCGGACCCGGAGGCCGACGGGGCGGTGCTGCCGGTGGTGCGCGGGTGGGTGCCCGCCGACGTGCAGGACCCCGCGGCGCCCGAGCTGGCGGTGCCCGCGGGCACCGTCACCGTGACCGGGTACCTGCAGGCGTCCGAGGACTCCGGCGCGCCGCTGACCGGCGACGGCACGACCGACAGCGTGTCGTCCGCCGAGCTGCTGGGCGTGTGGGGCGGCCCCATCTGGACGGGCTACGCGGTGCTCACGACGTCCGACCCCGCGCAGCCGGCCGCCGTGGAGCTGCTGCCGCCGCCGAAGCGGTCCGGCACGGGGCTCAACCTGCAGAACCTCGGCTACGCGGCGCAGTGGTTCGTCTTCGGCGCGTTCGCGGTGGCGCTCTGGGTGCGGCTGCTCAAGGACGAGGTGCTGCGCGAGTCCGGCGAGCTCGGGCCGGCGGACGCCGGGACCGACCACGGCGCGGGCCCGGGCGACGCACCGCCGCCCGGGGCCTGAGCGGCGGCACGTCGCGCGGCGGCTACTCCCGCTGCCAGGAGCTCCAGAGCGAGGCGTACTCCCCGCCGGCCGCCACGAGCTCGTCGTGCGGCCCGATCTCCGTGATGCGCCCGGCGTCGACCACGGCGACGCGGTCGGCGTCGTGCGCGGTGTGCAGCCGGTGGGCGATCGCGACCACCGTGCGGCCCTCGAGCACCGCCGACAGGGAGCGCTCCAGGTGCCGGGCGGCCCGCGGGTCGAGCAGCGACGTCGCCTCGTCGAGCACCAGCGTGTGCGGGTCGAGCAGCACGAGCCGGGCGAGGGCCACCTGCTGCGCCTGCGCCGGGGTGAGCGCGACGCCGCCGGAGCCCACCTCCGTGGCGAGCCCGCCGGGCAGCGCCGCCACCCACTCCCAGGCGTCGACGGCCCGCAGCGCCCGCTCGAGGGCGGCGTCGTCGGCGTCCGGGTCGGCCAGCCTCAGGTTGTCGGCGAGCGGCCCGACGAACACGTGGTGCTCCTGCGTCACGAGCGCGACGTGGCCGCGCAGCTCGTCCAGCGGCAGGTCGACCAGCGGGACCTCGCCGACCGTCACGGCACCGCCCGTGGGCGGGTGGATGCCGGCGAGCATCCGCCCGAGCGTCGACTTGCCGGCGCCGGACGGCCCGACGACGGCGAGCCGCTCGCCGGTGCGCAGCGTGAGGTCCACCCCGTGCAGCACGTCGCGGCCGGGCCGGTACGCGTACCGGACCTCGCTGGCGACCACGGCCTCGTCCGCGGGACGGGCGTCGCGGGCCGTGCGGTCCGGGGCGACGTCCGCGACCCCGATGATCCGGGCCAGCGACGTCGCGCCGACCTGGATCTCGTCGAGCCAGAAGATCAGCTCGCCGATGGGGTGGATGATCTGCATCGCGTACAGCGCGATCGTCGTGACGGCCCCGACCGTCGCGTGCCCGGTCGAGATCAGGTACGCGCCCCAGGCCAGCACGGCGACCACCGGCAGGATGAACGCGGTGTCCACGCCGGGGAACAGCACGGTCCGCAGGCCCAGCGTGCGGGTCTCGGCGGCGAACGCCTCCCGCAGGTCCGCGTCCAGCCGGGCCCGCCGGCGTGCGCCGAGCCCGAGCGCGTCCACGGTGCGGGCGCCCTCCACGGACTCCGTGATCGTCCCGTTGATCGTCGCGTAGGCCGCGGACTCGCGCAGGTACGCCGGGGCGGCCCGGCGCAGGTACCAGCGGGTGACGCCGAGCAGCAGCGGCAGCCCGGCGAGCAGGCCGATCGCCACGAGCGCGTTCGTCACCACGGCCGCGACAGCCGTCAGGGCGATGGTCGCGACCGTGACGAGGATCCGCGGCACCCCGAACCGGACCGTGTACTGCACCCGGTCGATGTCGGTGGTGGTCCGCGCGACCAGGTCGCCGGTGCCGGCCCGCTCCACGGTGGACAGCGGCAGCCGGGTGACGGTCGCGACGAACTCCTCGCGGAGCTCCGCGAACACCGTCTCGCCGAGCACCATCGCCGACCGCTGGGCGTAGCGGATGAGGACGGTCTGGGCGAGCACGGCGACGACGAGCACGAGGATCGTCCGGTCGACCGCGGCCGTCGTGGTGCCGTCGACGACGGCGTCCACGAGGCGGCCGAGCAGCCAGGGCCCGGTGAGGCCCGCGGTGGCCGCGAGGACGTGCAGCACCACGACCAGCACGAGGCCCCGGCGGTGCCGGCGGAGCAGCGCGGCGGTGTGCCGGCGCAGGGTGGTCGGGTCAGCGACGGGCAGCTTCACGGCTCACCTCCGGTCGGTCGTGGTCCTGGTGGTCGGTGCGGGGGACGGGGGAGTCGTCGCCGGGGGAGTCGGTGCGGGACACCACGGCGCGGTAGGCGGGGCCGGTCGCGTCCCGGGCCGCGACGAGGTCGCGGTGCCGCCCGGTGGCGACCACCCGGCCGCCGGCGACCAGCGCGACCTCGTCAACCACGTCGAGCACCAGCGGACTGGCGGTGACCACCACGGTCGTCGCCCCGCGCCGCGCGTCGGCGAGTCGCCGGGCGATGCGGGCCTCGGTGTGGGCGTCCACCGCGCTGGTCGGCTCGACGAGCACGAGCACCTCCGCCCCCGTGAGCAGGGCGCGGGCCAGGGCGACCCGCTGCCGCTGCCCGCCGGACAGCGAGCGGCCCTTCTCCTCCACGGCGCCGTCCAGGCCGCCGGGCACGGAGTCGAGCACGTCGCCGGCGTCGGCCACGGTCATCGCCGCCAGCAGGGCGTCGCGGTCGGCCCCGCCGCGCACGTCCAGCTCGTCGGCGAGGGTGCCGGTGAACAGGTGCGGCGTGGACTCGGCGACGACGACCCGGCCGCGGACCTCGCCCAGGGCGAGCTCGTGCAGCAGCGCGCGGCCCCAGCGCACCGAGGACAGCGGGGCGTCCGCGGGCTCGCGGACGGCGGCGTGCTCGTCCGCCCCGCCCTGGTCCGCCCCGCCCTCGTCGGACTCGCGGCGGGCGGGCCCGAGCCGGCCGAGCCGCAGCGCGATCCGCGCCGTCTCGTCCGGGTCGGCGCCCACGAGCGCGGTCAGCCGCCCCGGCCGCACGACGACGCCGCTCGCCTCGTCCACCAGCGCCTCGCCGGGCCCGGGGGCGGTCGCCGGGTGCGCGGGGTCGTCCGACCCGGCGACCGGGACGGACAGGACGCGGATGATCTTGCGCGCGCCGACCACCGCCCGGGTGACCACGCGGATCGCCTCGCTCGCGGTCCACAGCGGCTGCGTGAGGAACGCGGCGAACCCGTAGAACGACACGAGCTGCCCCGGGCTGATGTCGCCGGACAGCGCGAGCCGGGCGCCCGCCCACACGACGACCGCGAGGAACAGGCCGGGCAGCAGCGTCTGCAGGGCGTCCAGCAGCGACTGCGTCTGCGACACCCGCACGCCGGCCGCCCGCACCTCCTGGGACTGCGCGCGGTACCGGTCGGCGAACACGTCCTCGCCGCCGATGCCGCGCAGGATGCGCAGGCCCGACACGGTGTCGGCGCCGAGCGTCGTCAGCCGGCCGGTGGCCTCGCGCTGGGCGGCCTGGCGACGCTGCAGCGGCGGGACGAGCAGGGACAGCACCGCGACGACCACGGGCAGGCCCAGCAGCACGAGCAGCCCGAGCGGGACCGACGTGCCCAGCAGCAGGGCGCCGAGCGTGAGGTACGCCGCGATCCCGCCGACCAGCCGGGGGAGGATCGCGAACACCTCGCCCATCCGGAGCGCGTCCGTGGCGACGGTGGCGACGACCTCGCCGGTCGGCAGCTCGTCGGTGATCGCGTCGCCGGTGCGCGTCACGTGGTGGCCGACCTGCTGCGACGACGCGAACGCCGCGCGCAGCCAGTTCTCCACCTCGAGCCGGTGCCCCCAGACGTTCGCGCCGACCTGCACCAGTCCGAGCCCGGCCAGCAGCAGGCAGCCCAGCCAGAGCTCCCGGCCCAGGCCGTGCTCGAGCCCGCCGTCGACGATCCGGCCGAGCTGCCAGGGCAGCAGGGCCGCCGCCACGTTCCCGACGACCGCGACCGCGGTCGCGCCCGCGAGCACGCCGGCCTGCCGCCGCGCCTGCCACAGCAGGAGCCGGCGGGGGCCCGTCAGCGGGGGGTGGCCGGGGTCCGGCAGGGGAAGGGGTCGCACGACGGACCACGCTACGGGTGAGCCCTGACACACCGGCAAGGGAATTGGCCGGTCGCGCGCGACGACCGCGCGGCCGCTGGGGGACAATCACCGGGAGCACCCCGCCGGCCGCCGAGAGGACCCCCATGACCGAGCCCGCCCCCGCCGGACGGCCCGCCCCCGCGCCGGTCCTCGAGAGCGCCCCCGGCAGGCTCGCCCGCTACCGCGCGATGGCGTGGGTCACCGGCACGATGCTGCTGGTGCTCTGCCTCGAGATGGTGCTCAAGTACGTGCTGCACGCCGGCGGCGTCGACCCGGCGACCGGGGACCCGGAGCCCGTCCTCGGGACCTGGGTGGCCATCGCGCACGGCTGGG
This is a stretch of genomic DNA from Cellulomonas sp. ES6. It encodes these proteins:
- the pta gene encoding phosphate acetyltransferase; protein product: MARSIYVTSPEGDTGKSTVALGLVDLLTRTVQRVGVFRPIARSTETPDYVLELLLAHDGVDLSYEDCIGTTYESVHADPEAALATIVQRYHAVARACDVVVIVGTDYTDIAGPAELGFNARIAANLGAPVLLCVKGQGRTPEEVRQVAEVAAAELEAGHAQVVAIVANRCRPEDVDAVRAELATRATAWALPEDPFLVAPTVRQLMESVGGRLVGGDEQLLSREATEVLVGAMSIEHLLERLSDGVVVIVPGDRSDILLGLLMAHTADGFPSLSGIILNGGFEPPAIVTRLVDGLGSRLPLIRTELGTFRSASEAAGTRGRLSADSQRKVDTALALFEKYTDAEEALAALEVPAPDVVTPLMFEYELLDRARSDRKHIVLPEGNDDRILRAASTLLQREVADLTILGDEAAIRTRATELGLNLAAATVVDPKSGDLLERFAAEYTEMRKHKGMTVERAREIVSSVSYFGTMMVQLGLADGMVSGAAHTTAHTIKPSFEIIKTVPGTSVVSSVFLMCLEDRVLVYGDCAVNPDPTAEQLADIAISSAATAAQFGIEPRIAMLSYSTGMSGSGADVDKVRTATELVRERRPDLNVEGPIQYDAAVDASVARTKMPDSDVAGRATVFVFPDLNTGNNTYKAVQRSAGAVAVGPVLQGLRKPVNDLSRGALVQDIVNTVAITAIQAQAMGATSEGTK
- a CDS encoding phosphoketolase family protein is translated as MTTTTAPLETWRAGSGQPVSEETLRRIDAWWRTANYLSVGQIYLLDNPLLRQPLTRDHVKPRLLGHWGTTPGLNFLYAHLNRVIAEREQSTLYLTGPGHGGPGLVASAYLDGTYSEVYSDITPDEEGVRRLFRQFSFPGGIPSHVAPETPGSIHEGGELGYALSHAYGAAFDNPDLLVAAVVGDGEAETGPLATSWHSNKFIDPAKDGVVLPILHLNGYKIANPTVLARIPEEELLDLMRGYGHKPHLFVGGFDGEDHAAVHARFAELLDVVLDEISEIKARAAAGDESRPAWPMIIFKTPKGWTCPPVIDDKQVENSWRSHQVPLASARDTDEHLKVLEGWLQSYRPEELFEADGSVKADITALAPGGTLRMSDNPHANGGLLLKDLRLPDFRDFAVEVPVPGGSISEATRELGKYLTEVIRRNPDNFRIFGPDETASNRLQAVFDVTNKQWNAEYLPTDVDDHLARMGRVVEMLSEHQCQGWLEGYLLTGRHGLITSYEAFIHIVDSMFNQHAKWLKVTNHIPWRRPIASLNYLLSSHVWRQDHNGFSHQDPGFIDHVVNKKAEIVRVYLPPDANTLLSTYDHCLRSRQYVNVVVSGKQPAPNFLTMDEAVAHCTRGLGIWEWAGTEVEGEDPDVVLGCAGDVPTLEVLAAAHILRQELPDLKVRVVNVVDLMRLQDEREHPHGLSDRDFNTLFTTDKPIVFAYHGYPWLIHRLTYRRKGHKNLHVRGYKEEGTTTTPFDMVMLNDLDRYHLVIDVIDQTPSLGSKYAGLRQRMVDARLRAHDYTRAHGEDLPEVRDWVWPDAGETGTEVGGPQQNATAATGGDNE
- a CDS encoding SURF1 family protein, whose translation is MPETSRAERRATLWRVARTPRMIGLLVVLLAAAAVCGRLGAWQLERAEVRGAAAQARALAEVEAQPPVPLEDVLAPQSTFDGSLVGRRIEVTGRYEADGQLLVTDRGLDGRTGSLVLTPLRVESADPEADGAVLPVVRGWVPADVQDPAAPELAVPAGTVTVTGYLQASEDSGAPLTGDGTTDSVSSAELLGVWGGPIWTGYAVLTTSDPAQPAAVELLPPPKRSGTGLNLQNLGYAAQWFVFGAFAVALWVRLLKDEVLRESGELGPADAGTDHGAGPGDAPPPGA
- a CDS encoding ABC transporter ATP-binding protein gives rise to the protein MKLPVADPTTLRRHTAALLRRHRRGLVLVVVLHVLAATAGLTGPWLLGRLVDAVVDGTTTAAVDRTILVLVVAVLAQTVLIRYAQRSAMVLGETVFAELREEFVATVTRLPLSTVERAGTGDLVARTTTDIDRVQYTVRFGVPRILVTVATIALTAVAAVVTNALVAIGLLAGLPLLLGVTRWYLRRAAPAYLRESAAYATINGTITESVEGARTVDALGLGARRRARLDADLREAFAAETRTLGLRTVLFPGVDTAFILPVVAVLAWGAYLISTGHATVGAVTTIALYAMQIIHPIGELIFWLDEIQVGATSLARIIGVADVAPDRTARDARPADEAVVASEVRYAYRPGRDVLHGVDLTLRTGERLAVVGPSGAGKSTLGRMLAGIHPPTGGAVTVGEVPLVDLPLDELRGHVALVTQEHHVFVGPLADNLRLADPDADDAALERALRAVDAWEWVAALPGGLATEVGSGGVALTPAQAQQVALARLVLLDPHTLVLDEATSLLDPRAARHLERSLSAVLEGRTVVAIAHRLHTAHDADRVAVVDAGRITEIGPHDELVAAGGEYASLWSSWQRE
- a CDS encoding ABC transporter ATP-binding protein, which translates into the protein MRPLPLPDPGHPPLTGPRRLLLWQARRQAGVLAGATAVAVVGNVAAALLPWQLGRIVDGGLEHGLGRELWLGCLLLAGLGLVQVGANVWGHRLEVENWLRAAFASSQQVGHHVTRTGDAITDELPTGEVVATVATDALRMGEVFAILPRLVGGIAAYLTLGALLLGTSVPLGLLVLLGLPVVVAVLSLLVPPLQRRQAAQREATGRLTTLGADTVSGLRILRGIGGEDVFADRYRAQSQEVRAAGVRVSQTQSLLDALQTLLPGLFLAVVVWAGARLALSGDISPGQLVSFYGFAAFLTQPLWTASEAIRVVTRAVVGARKIIRVLSVPVAGSDDPAHPATAPGPGEALVDEASGVVVRPGRLTALVGADPDETARIALRLGRLGPARRESDEGGADQGGADEHAAVREPADAPLSSVRWGRALLHELALGEVRGRVVVAESTPHLFTGTLADELDVRGGADRDALLAAMTVADAGDVLDSVPGGLDGAVEEKGRSLSGGQRQRVALARALLTGAEVLVLVEPTSAVDAHTEARIARRLADARRGATTVVVTASPLVLDVVDEVALVAGGRVVATGRHRDLVAARDATGPAYRAVVSRTDSPGDDSPVPRTDHQDHDRPEVSREAARR
- a CDS encoding DUF3817 domain-containing protein, which encodes MTEPAPAGRPAPAPVLESAPGRLARYRAMAWVTGTMLLVLCLEMVLKYVLHAGGVDPATGDPEPVLGTWVAIAHGWVYVVYLATVVQLWSAMRWSLGRLATMALAGVVPVMSFVLERRVHADAVARIEGRPASAPAR